A window from Kovacikia minuta CCNUW1 encodes these proteins:
- a CDS encoding GlcG/HbpS family heme-binding protein yields the protein MYVRQVMELSVEGARVVLRAAIAHAEKMGVPQCIAIVDRGGNLLVFERMEGAKLLSQHSAIQKAITAASHRTSTGGLPTDLAFGIALATGTRYAAIAGGVPIEIEGEVVGAIGVGSGTDEEDIEVAQVGIEALKAVLSSHPKSAS from the coding sequence ATGTACGTGCGTCAGGTGATGGAGTTATCGGTTGAAGGAGCCAGGGTGGTTTTAAGGGCTGCGATCGCCCATGCCGAAAAAATGGGCGTGCCTCAATGTATTGCAATTGTGGATCGGGGCGGCAACCTGCTGGTGTTTGAACGCATGGAGGGGGCGAAACTATTAAGTCAGCACTCGGCGATTCAAAAGGCAATTACGGCTGCATCCCACAGAACTTCAACGGGAGGGCTGCCAACGGATTTGGCGTTTGGGATTGCGCTGGCAACAGGAACCCGTTACGCGGCAATTGCGGGGGGAGTCCCGATCGAAATTGAGGGTGAGGTTGTGGGAGCGATCGGGGTTGGGTCGGGTACCGATGAGGAAGATATCGAAGTTGCTCAGGTGGGAATTGAAGCGCTAAAAGCGGTATTGTCATCTCATCCGAAATCCGCTTCATAG
- a CDS encoding BMP family ABC transporter substrate-binding protein, giving the protein MTTKSSLLKRRTVIRGLLAAGAFGATSRFWAGCTSAPPQSQTSPAASPVKTLTIGYIYVGPKDDYGYNQAHAEGEAALTQLNWVKTVDQASVPETVEVQEVMREMIKENGAQVLFPASYGYYDPHILKLAQEFPEVQFFHPGALYKEGVHPKNVGSYLGYLIEPAYLAGIVAAHTSKTGKLGFVVPKPIPIVVREVNAFTLGARSVQPDLKVQAIFTGDWSMPVKEAEATNSLIDQGADVITSRVDNLKVVITTAEKRGVFTCGYHINQSSLAPKGYLTGVEWNWAKIYTNYAEMIRDGKTLMNGGIPHMLRGGLKEEYCKISPYGPAVSETAKKAADEAKAKLLDGSLVIFKGELKDNKGKVVIPAGKQYTLQDPQLETIDWLVEGVVGDPKNT; this is encoded by the coding sequence ATGACAACAAAATCCTCCCTCCTGAAGCGTCGAACGGTCATTCGTGGGCTTTTAGCTGCGGGTGCTTTTGGGGCAACCTCCCGATTCTGGGCAGGATGTACTTCTGCGCCACCCCAGAGTCAGACTAGCCCCGCTGCTTCTCCAGTAAAAACCTTAACGATCGGGTACATTTACGTCGGTCCCAAGGATGACTATGGGTATAACCAGGCGCATGCCGAAGGAGAAGCAGCCCTGACCCAACTCAACTGGGTCAAAACGGTTGATCAGGCGAGTGTTCCTGAAACGGTAGAAGTCCAGGAAGTCATGCGGGAGATGATCAAGGAGAATGGGGCGCAGGTTTTGTTTCCCGCTTCCTACGGTTACTACGATCCGCACATTCTAAAGCTGGCACAGGAGTTTCCTGAGGTGCAGTTTTTCCATCCGGGAGCGCTTTATAAGGAAGGAGTACATCCTAAAAATGTTGGCTCCTATCTGGGATATTTGATTGAACCTGCCTACCTGGCTGGAATCGTTGCCGCTCACACCTCCAAAACAGGGAAGTTAGGGTTTGTTGTGCCCAAACCAATTCCGATCGTCGTCCGAGAAGTGAATGCCTTTACCTTAGGTGCCCGTAGTGTTCAGCCCGATTTGAAGGTGCAGGCGATTTTTACTGGAGACTGGTCGATGCCGGTCAAAGAGGCAGAGGCAACCAATAGCCTGATTGATCAGGGGGCAGATGTGATTACCAGCCGCGTCGATAACTTGAAGGTGGTGATTACAACCGCCGAAAAACGGGGCGTCTTCACCTGCGGTTATCACATCAATCAGTCCAGCCTCGCTCCCAAGGGCTATTTGACGGGTGTGGAATGGAACTGGGCAAAAATCTACACCAACTATGCTGAGATGATTCGGGATGGTAAAACGTTGATGAATGGCGGAATTCCCCACATGCTGCGGGGTGGGCTGAAGGAGGAGTATTGCAAAATTTCTCCCTACGGTCCTGCGGTTAGTGAAACGGCAAAGAAAGCCGCAGACGAGGCGAAGGCAAAATTACTCGATGGCAGCCTGGTTATTTTTAAGGGAGAGCTAAAAGACAATAAGGGCAAGGTCGTCATTCCTGCCGGAAAGCAATATACTCTTCAAGACCCGCAATTGGAAACGATCGACTGGCTGGTGGAAGGCGTCGTTGGTGATCCAAAGAACACGTAG
- a CDS encoding glycoside hydrolase 100 family protein, with protein MSVMQTESNLVKEAWELLEDSIVYYQGRPVGTVAARDPSVEALNYDQCFVRDFVSSALLFLIKGQPEIVRNFLIETLGLQSSEKQMDCFNAGLGLMPASFKVESWEGQQFLTADFGEHAIGRVTPVDSCLWWLILLRAYVKSTGDLDLAHQPEFQQGILRILKLCLADRFDMYPTMLVPDGAFMIDRRMGVAGHPLEIQALFYAALRSARELLLPNRKGEVYIQIVNQRLTTLNFHIREYYWLDLRRLNEIYRYRGEEFGETAVNKFNIYPDSIPDWLTEWMPEKGGYLAGNLGPAQMDFRFFTLGNLMSIISTLASDRESRAIMDLFEQRWQDLVGYMPLKICFPTVEDLEWRILTGCDPKNVPWSYHNGGNWPVLLWAFAAAAQKMGRPELGWRAVELAERRLSEDEWPEYYDGRNGRLVGKASRKYQTWTIAGYLLARELLTNPHHLNLISFNEDPEMLEWMCLTRELR; from the coding sequence ATGTCAGTAATGCAAACAGAGAGCAATCTCGTGAAAGAAGCCTGGGAGTTGTTGGAAGATTCGATCGTCTATTACCAGGGCCGTCCCGTGGGCACGGTTGCCGCCAGAGATCCCTCGGTTGAGGCGTTGAACTACGACCAGTGTTTTGTGCGCGATTTTGTCTCATCCGCACTGCTGTTTCTGATTAAAGGTCAACCAGAAATTGTCCGAAATTTTCTGATTGAAACCCTGGGGTTACAAAGTAGTGAGAAGCAAATGGATTGCTTCAACGCAGGGTTGGGGTTGATGCCAGCCAGTTTCAAGGTGGAATCCTGGGAAGGGCAGCAGTTTTTGACCGCAGATTTTGGTGAACATGCGATCGGCAGAGTAACCCCCGTCGATTCCTGCCTCTGGTGGCTTATTTTGCTACGAGCCTACGTCAAATCCACAGGCGATCTGGATCTGGCACATCAACCAGAGTTTCAGCAGGGAATTCTGCGGATCTTAAAGCTGTGTCTGGCAGATCGGTTTGATATGTACCCCACCATGCTGGTGCCTGATGGTGCATTTATGATCGATCGCCGCATGGGGGTAGCTGGGCATCCCCTGGAAATCCAGGCATTGTTTTACGCTGCATTGCGATCGGCACGGGAATTGCTGCTGCCAAATCGTAAGGGTGAAGTTTACATTCAAATTGTGAATCAGCGCCTCACCACTCTGAACTTCCACATTCGGGAATACTACTGGCTGGATCTGAGACGGCTAAATGAGATTTATCGGTACAGGGGGGAAGAATTTGGCGAAACGGCGGTTAACAAATTCAATATTTATCCCGACTCAATTCCTGATTGGTTAACCGAATGGATGCCGGAAAAGGGAGGGTACCTGGCGGGCAATCTGGGGCCAGCACAGATGGACTTTCGATTTTTTACGCTGGGTAATTTGATGTCGATTATTTCAACCCTGGCAAGCGATCGCGAATCCCGCGCGATTATGGATCTGTTTGAACAGCGCTGGCAGGATCTTGTTGGTTATATGCCATTGAAGATCTGCTTCCCCACGGTGGAAGATTTAGAGTGGCGAATTCTCACCGGTTGCGACCCCAAAAACGTCCCCTGGTCTTACCACAACGGCGGTAACTGGCCTGTGCTGCTATGGGCATTTGCCGCTGCCGCCCAAAAAATGGGCAGACCAGAGCTGGGGTGGCGAGCCGTTGAACTGGCAGAACGCCGCCTGAGTGAAGACGAATGGCCCGAATACTACGATGGCAGAAATGGCAGACTCGTGGGCAAAGCGTCCCGCAAATATCAGACCTGGACGATCGCGGGCTACCTGCTTGCGAGAGAACTGCTGACAAATCCCCACCATCTCAATCTGATCAGCTTCAACGAAGACCCAGAAATGCTGGAATGGATGTGTCTGACCCGTGAACTCCGCTAA